TGTACGACCAGTTGAGCGCCGAGGGTTACGTGATCTCGACGACCGGCAGCGGCACCTACGTCGCGGACACGCGCCCGGACGCCGAGGCGCTCGCGCCGCGTCCGGCCGCGTGCGATCCGAAGGCCGCGGCCGACGCGCCGGTCAGCACGTTCCCGCGCGGCGGGATGTCGGTGCGCGGGCAGCGGCTGATCGACGAGGCGGGCGTGTCCGCGAAACAATGGGGCGCGTTCATGCCCGGCGTGCCGGACGTCGCGGAGTTTCCGGCGCGCACGTGGAGCCGCCTGCAAGCGCGGTTATGGAAGTCTGCAAACCATGATCTGCTCACCTACGCGCCGGGCGGCGGTTATCGTCCGCTGCGGCGCGCGCTGTCCGACTATCTGCGCGTCGCGCGCTCGGTGCGCTGCACGCCGGACCAGATCGTCATCACGACCGGCATCCATCAGTCGATCGACCTGACCGTGCGGTTGCTCACCGACGTCGGCGACCGCGCGTGGGTCGAGGAACCGTGCTACTGGGGCGTGCGCAGCGTGCTGCAATCGTCGGGGCTGAAGCTCGCGCCGGTGCCGGTCGATGCGGAGGGGCTGAACCCCGGCGAGCGCGACCTGCGCAACCCGCCGCGGCTCGCGCTCGTCACGCCGTCGCATCAGTATCCGCTCGGCATGGTGATGAGCCTCGCGCGCCGCCGCACGCTGCTCGAATACGCGCGGCAGCACAAGGTATGGATCATCGAGGACGACTACGACAGCGAGTTCCGCTACGGCAGCCGGCCGCTCGCGTCGTTACAGGGGCTCGACGACGCGGGCCAGGTGATCTATGTCGGCAGTCTCGGCAAGACGCTGTTTCCGGGGCTGCGGATCGGCTACATGGTCGTGCCGGAACATATGGTCGATGCGTTCCGCACCGGCGTCGCGGAGCTGTATCGCGAAGGCCAGTTGATGCAGCAGGCGGTGCTCGCGGAGTTCATCATGGACGGCCATCTGACGTCGCACGTGCGCCGGATGCGCGCGCTGTACGGCGAGCGGCGGCAGTTGCTGATCGACGCGGTCACGCAGCACTTCGGCGACGCGCTGCCGGTGATGGGCGACGAAGCGGGCCTGCATTTCGTGCTCGGCTTGCCGGAAGGCTGCGACGACCGCGCGGTGACGGCCGCGTCGTATGAAGCCGGCGTGATCGTGCGGCCGCTCGCGTCGTATTACAGCGGCCAGCCCACGCGCAAGGGCCTGCTGACCGGCTACGCCTGCGTGCCGAACGAGCAGATCGGCCCGGCGTTCGCAACGCTCGCGAAGGTGATCGAAGAGCATGCGTTCGGCCGCGCGGCACGCGGCGCGCGCAGCCGGCGCACCGCCTGAGCCGAAGCAGCCGGCGCAGTATTCGCGGCGCGAGTCGGGACGGCCGCGCCCGCGTTACTTGAGCCCGAAGTCCACGCGCGTCGTCGCGCCTTTGTCGTCGATGCCCTTCGCGTCGAGCTTCGGCGCGACGACGAACACGCGGCTCGCATCGACCTTCCCTTCGAAGTACTGCTGAACCGCCTGCGCGCGCTGCTGCGCGAGGCCGCGCAGCGCCGCGTCGTCGACCGGCGCATGTTCCGCGATCGCCTGCTTCATGTCGTCGACGGGCAGCGACTTCGTCAGGCCGATCATGTTGCGCGGCTTCCTGAAGTCCGCCGCCTTATAGGCACGGGACAGGTATTTCTCGTATTCCTTGTCGTCCACCTTGATCGACATCGGATCGACGCTCTCGCCGTTGCCGACGGTGTCCTTCACCTTCTGCTGGCGCACGAGGCGATCGACGTACTGCTCGCGCAGCGCGGGCGTATCGACGGCCGGATCGACGCGGCCGATCAGGTCGATCTTCACCGACGGCTTGTCCGCGAGCGCCTTCGCGATCGTGTCGAGCTTCTTGTCGTCCGCGTCGCTCAGCGTCGCGGTTCCGGCCGGGAATTCGACATAACCGAGTTCCTGACCGTTGCCGCCGAACGCGTTCGCGAGCAGCGAGAACGGCGCGGTCACCGCCTTCGCGATCAGGTTCAGCACCGCATGCCAGATCAGCCCGCCGATGCTGAACTCCGGGTTCGACAGCGAGCCGGACACCGGAATGTTCACGTCGATCTCGCCGTTGCGGTTCTTCAGCAGCGAGATCGCGAGCCGCACCGGCAGCTTCGTCGCGGTGTCGTTGTCGACGTGGTCGCCGAACGTGAGCTGGTCGATGAACAGGTGGTTGTTCGCGGTCAGTTGATCGTTCGCCAACTGGTAGTGCAGATCGACGTTCAGCTTGCCCTTCGTGATCGGATAACCCGCGTACTTCGTCGCGTACGGCGTCAGGTTCGTCAGTTCGATGTCGTGCGCGGCCGCGGTCACGTCGAGCGACGGCTTCGCGATCAGCGGATTCACGCTGCCCTTGATCGTGATCGGCCCGTTCGCGGCGAGTTTCGCGGACACGTCCACCGGCGCGGGCGTCGTGGACTGCGTGCCGAACGCGCCGACCGTGCCATGGATCTGCACGAGGTCGGCGGTGTAGTTCGGCTTGATGAAGTTGTCCGTGTAATTCACGCTGCCGTTCTGCAACACCAGTTGCCCGAAATGCAGCCGCACCGGCGCACTTGGCGACGACGGCTGCGCGGCCGCGACGGCGTTCGCGCCGGATGCGGGCAGCGCCGCCGATGCGGCGGCCGGCGACCCGGAGGCGGCGTCGGCAGTAACCGCGACCGCGGCGGGCGTGGACGCGCCGGCCACCGTCGCGGAAGCTGCGCCGGCCGCCCCCGCCGTCTTTTGCGGCGTCAGCGGAATCGGCTCCTTGCCGCTCTTGTCGCGCGTCAGCGACTGCGTGCCGCCGTCGCCCGGCTTCGCGACGACGTCGGTCAGGTTCAGCCGCCCCTGCGGATCGAGCAGCACGCGCCCGTAGAAGCCCGCGAACGTCACGCGCCGCGCATCCACGTCGGCGCCCTTCTGTTCGTCGTAATTCGCCTTCAGGTTCGACAGTTCGAGCGAGCGCCAGCCGGCGAACGGATCGGACGTCGCCTTGTCGAGCATCCGCACGTCGACGAGCGCCGCGTCGCCGCGATAACTCGCCGTCAGCGCCTTGCCCTGCGTAACCGCCAGTTGCCCCTTCGCGTTCAGCAGCGCGCTCGCGATCACCGCGTTCAGCTGGCTGCCGAAATACGGCTCGAACGCGGCCGCGTCGAGCCGGTTCGCGTCGATCTTCAGCGTCGTTTTCAGCGGCGTCGGGTTCACGTCGCCATCGATCGACAACGTGCCCTTGCGGTTCAGCGTCGCCTTCAGTTCGACCGGCAGCGGGCGGCCGAGGTCGTCGCTGATCTTCTGCACCTTCAGTTGCAGCGGCGACACGCTGACCTTCACCGGACGCGGCGTCGTGCTGTCGGTGAAGTTGACGGCGCTGTCCTTCAGGTTCAGTTCGTCGATCCGGTAGTGCCAGGCCGGCGCCGCTGCTTCGGCCGGCTTCTTCTGCGCGCGCGCGGCGGCGCGCGGCGGCGCGGCCTCGTGCGGACTGCCGGCCAGTTGCGCGAGGTCGATGCTGCCGTCCTTGCGGCGCTCGACGTTCACGTCGAGCCCGGTCGCGTCGACGGCCGCGATCTGCGCGTCGCGCGCGGCAACGTCGACTTTCGTCACCTGCAACTGGCCCTGCGCGAGCGCGATCGACGGCGCTTTCGCGCCGCGCGTCGTCACCTTCAGCGATTGCAGGTTCAGCGTGCTCTGGCCGACCTGCAACGCGACCGGCGACACGCCCCAGTTCGCATTCAGCGTCGTGTCCGCGCCGAGCTTGCCGTCGACGATCTGCGCGGCGCTCACGCCGTCCAGATACGGTTGCAGACGCGGCAGCGACAGCGCCTGGACGGTGATCTTCGCGTCGGCGGTTTTCGCGGCGAAGCCGAACGAACCCGACGCGGCGATCGAGCCGCCGTCCGGCACGGCGGTCGAGAACGTGTATTGCGCGACCGGCTTCGCGACCGTCGAGAAGTTCGTGAGCGTCGCGGCGACGTTCGAATACACCAGATCGACCGGCTGCGCGGTCGACTCGTCGCGCAGCCGCACGGTGCCGTCGGTCAGCGTGAAGCGGCGGATCGATACGTCGGGCATTGCCGACCCGGCGGCCGTGGACGTGCTGCCCGATGCGGGCGGCGGCGCGGCGGCGGCGGTCGTAGCGGACGCGGGCGGCTGCGTAGCGGCGGCAGCGGTGGCCGTGGCGGTGCTGCCCGCCGCCGGCGATTGCACGGCCGGCGCAGCGGCGCGGCCCGATGCGGACGGCGGCACAGCGGCCGTCGCCCCCGACGCAGGCAACGCGGCGGCCTGCTGCGCGCCGCCCGCCGCTGGCGCGGAAGCGGGCGCGCCCGCCGGCTGCGCGAACATCTGCTGCACGCTCAGCACGCCGGCCTTGTCGCGCGCGAGATGCACGTCCGGCCCGTCGAGCCGGATCTCGTCGAACCGGTACGCGCCGCCGAACGGTTCGAGCGACGACGCGGCGACGTGCAGCCCGCGCGCCGCGAAGAACGGCGAACCGGTGCGCGCGTCGGCGGTATCGACGCCGTTCAGGTCGGCAGTACCGGACACGCGCAGCGACGGCTTCTCGCCGGACATCACGAACGCGAGCTTCAGGTCGGTGGACAGCTTGCCCGCGTGCACCGCGACCGGCAGTTTCGTCGGCGCATAGGTGAGGAGGCGCGGCACGTCGAGCGCGTCGATCCGCAGCGTGACCTCCGATTCGCGCGACGCGGCGAACGGCTTCGTGCGCCCGTCGATCGCGAGCGTCGTGTTGCCGTCGATCCGCGCGCGCAGCAGCGGCTCGACGAAGATGTCGGTCTTCGACGGCAGCGTCGCGATGAACGGAATGCCGACCGACCAGCGGTCGATCACGTGCTTCTCGTTCAGCAGGCGGTCGTCGAAGTCGATGCGGCCGTTCTCGATGCGGATGTTCGACACCGAAAACGGCGTGGACTTGCTGCCGGGCTGCGACGGCGTCGACGCGAATTTCTCGATCAGGTCGGTGAAGTTGAAACGCTGCGCGTCGAGCCGCACGATCGCGAGGCGCGGCGAATCGAGCCGCACCTCGTTGACGATCGGCGCCGCGCGAAAGAGCGACGCCCACGACGCGCGCACGACGAGGCGCTCGACGTCGAAGAAATTGCCGTTGCCGCCGCGCTCGCCGATATGCACGCGGTCGGCTTCGAGATTCAGCGTGTACGGGTTGAGCGCGATGCGGCCGATCGTGACCGGGCGGTCGAGCTGTTTGCCGAGCTGCTGCGCGGCGATGCTGCGGATCAGCGGCGGCGCGGCGAAGAAGCCGAGCAGCCCGAATACGACGACGAAGATAGCGACGCCGATGACGATGCGGCGGGTGCGGGGCGCGCGCGCGACGGCGCGCACGGATTGCAGCGAAGAAGTCAGCGTTGCCTTGTTGATGCTTGCCATGCTCACTTGCCGGTGACGCGGCCAAACGCACGCCGCGAGGGATGGGACAGGGACTGGCTGGGGAGAGCCCGACAGCCGGAAGTATAGGCGGGATGCCGTGACGAACGCCTGAAAAGCCGTCGTCCGCATGACATCGCGACGGCGGATTCGGGCGACGAAAAGGGCCTGGAAGACGCGATGCGGCGGGTGACGGATGACAGGCTTCGCACCCGCGCTACATCGCGGTCTGACAGCGATGCGGGGGTGGCGGGCAACCGTCGCCGCGCGCCGCGCCGGACCGGTTACGTCGAGCTTACATAGCCGCTACGACGCCCGGTTTCGCGGCCGCCCGCGCGGGAGCGGCAACGCTCGCTCCGCGATTACCGCCCGATCGCCCCCCGATCGCCGCCGCGCATCACTGCCGCTCGACGGCCGGCGGCTGCCAGCTGCCGTCGGTCGCCTCGCGCTTCGGCGCGTACATCCGCAGCACGAGCTGGAAGTCGCCGTGCGGCGTCGGCACCCAGTTGCCCGCCTTCTGCCGCTCCGCCGACACATGCACGTCGAGCGAGCCGTCACGATTGCGGCGCGCGCCGTTGCGGTCGCCGAACGCGATGCGCACCGGCATGTCTTCGTCGAGCGCGCCGCTCGTCGTGTACGCGGTGATCGACCAGAAACCGCGCACCGGCGGCAGCTGCTTCGGCGTGAAGTGGATCACGTAGCGGTTCGCGCCGTTCAGCGGATGGCCGTCGCTGTCGACGCTCACGCGCGCGCGCACCTCGTCGTCGCGCGTGCCGAGGCCCGGCTGCGCATACGCGGTGTACGCGCGCAGCGCGTAGTCGGGA
The Paraburkholderia caballeronis genome window above contains:
- a CDS encoding MocR-like pyridoxine biosynthesis transcription factor PdxR, translated to MDTVLLFDWILARLDRTSGEPVYRQLLSLMQQAVLTGQLAAGTKLPSSRTLATDLGIARNTVLHVYDQLSAEGYVISTTGSGTYVADTRPDAEALAPRPAACDPKAAADAPVSTFPRGGMSVRGQRLIDEAGVSAKQWGAFMPGVPDVAEFPARTWSRLQARLWKSANHDLLTYAPGGGYRPLRRALSDYLRVARSVRCTPDQIVITTGIHQSIDLTVRLLTDVGDRAWVEEPCYWGVRSVLQSSGLKLAPVPVDAEGLNPGERDLRNPPRLALVTPSHQYPLGMVMSLARRRTLLEYARQHKVWIIEDDYDSEFRYGSRPLASLQGLDDAGQVIYVGSLGKTLFPGLRIGYMVVPEHMVDAFRTGVAELYREGQLMQQAVLAEFIMDGHLTSHVRRMRALYGERRQLLIDAVTQHFGDALPVMGDEAGLHFVLGLPEGCDDRAVTAASYEAGVIVRPLASYYSGQPTRKGLLTGYACVPNEQIGPAFATLAKVIEEHAFGRAARGARSRRTA
- a CDS encoding DUF748 domain-containing protein, encoding MASINKATLTSSLQSVRAVARAPRTRRIVIGVAIFVVVFGLLGFFAAPPLIRSIAAQQLGKQLDRPVTIGRIALNPYTLNLEADRVHIGERGGNGNFFDVERLVVRASWASLFRAAPIVNEVRLDSPRLAIVRLDAQRFNFTDLIEKFASTPSQPGSKSTPFSVSNIRIENGRIDFDDRLLNEKHVIDRWSVGIPFIATLPSKTDIFVEPLLRARIDGNTTLAIDGRTKPFAASRESEVTLRIDALDVPRLLTYAPTKLPVAVHAGKLSTDLKLAFVMSGEKPSLRVSGTADLNGVDTADARTGSPFFAARGLHVAASSLEPFGGAYRFDEIRLDGPDVHLARDKAGVLSVQQMFAQPAGAPASAPAAGGAQQAAALPASGATAAVPPSASGRAAAPAVQSPAAGSTATATAAAATQPPASATTAAAAPPPASGSTSTAAGSAMPDVSIRRFTLTDGTVRLRDESTAQPVDLVYSNVAATLTNFSTVAKPVAQYTFSTAVPDGGSIAASGSFGFAAKTADAKITVQALSLPRLQPYLDGVSAAQIVDGKLGADTTLNANWGVSPVALQVGQSTLNLQSLKVTTRGAKAPSIALAQGQLQVTKVDVAARDAQIAAVDATGLDVNVERRKDGSIDLAQLAGSPHEAAPPRAAARAQKKPAEAAAPAWHYRIDELNLKDSAVNFTDSTTPRPVKVSVSPLQLKVQKISDDLGRPLPVELKATLNRKGTLSIDGDVNPTPLKTTLKIDANRLDAAAFEPYFGSQLNAVIASALLNAKGQLAVTQGKALTASYRGDAALVDVRMLDKATSDPFAGWRSLELSNLKANYDEQKGADVDARRVTFAGFYGRVLLDPQGRLNLTDVVAKPGDGGTQSLTRDKSGKEPIPLTPQKTAGAAGAASATVAGASTPAAVAVTADAASGSPAAASAALPASGANAVAAAQPSSPSAPVRLHFGQLVLQNGSVNYTDNFIKPNYTADLVQIHGTVGAFGTQSTTPAPVDVSAKLAANGPITIKGSVNPLIAKPSLDVTAAAHDIELTNLTPYATKYAGYPITKGKLNVDLHYQLANDQLTANNHLFIDQLTFGDHVDNDTATKLPVRLAISLLKNRNGEIDVNIPVSGSLSNPEFSIGGLIWHAVLNLIAKAVTAPFSLLANAFGGNGQELGYVEFPAGTATLSDADDKKLDTIAKALADKPSVKIDLIGRVDPAVDTPALREQYVDRLVRQQKVKDTVGNGESVDPMSIKVDDKEYEKYLSRAYKAADFRKPRNMIGLTKSLPVDDMKQAIAEHAPVDDAALRGLAQQRAQAVQQYFEGKVDASRVFVVAPKLDAKGIDDKGATTRVDFGLK